AAACAACATCAAATCACGCCAACAAATTGCCGTGGTTACTATTGATCGCAAGCTGGGTAGGTTTCGCGATTTATTTGATGAAATAGCAGGATAAATGTATGAAAAAGGAATTAGTCGCTTTAGCTATGACAGGCATATTAGTCGGGTGCACGACACCGACAACAGTCCCACATAGCGAATCTGACCAAGTACAAATGGATTACCACGGACTGATTGATATCAACGAGTGCGAATATAAAGGGGAAGTCACCGGCAGCGAAGGTCACTGGTATAGTTACCTGTTTTACCCGAACGACACTCT
Above is a window of Vibrio atlanticus DNA encoding:
- a CDS encoding DUF4156 domain-containing protein, which produces MKKELVALAMTGILVGCTTPTTVPHSESDQVQMDYHGLIDINECEYKGEVTGSEGHWYSYLFYPNDTLIQGAMNELKSNAIGLGADTVIFTLPQDFATSVTMLGTAYRCR